From a single Sulfolobus sp. E5-1-F genomic region:
- the cedB gene encoding DNA import protein CedB translates to MDLKDFNLRIAVLLLISILIAIMFLYKLIYLIPLAFIVLLIFQSNKKIISYISKHTRQIQGYNIEDGVFYNDKKASAVLIIDDIQMDYKDFTNSNLKSHISSFYKILDIAKDINIVLKKESFDKNTYIESLSQKMQALRIMIDSDPSNEKAKRKLELMQNIISRIESGENPFRYEMYIIVNSKDKSSALATASMIRQGLEGLGIKTRIATSNEIQKLIKDFFRSKLNLNKVILPTQIPYLTPMSLEKKPNNSIIMEGLLLGKDHNNNSLVFWNITKSQNTHLLIVGPTGSGKTEFLIWISTLLNLIYGGTIILFDIKGDIKHRLSRYKVPFQLINPLFYRLGLLDEYEIPIKIKLLQIEKILLNSFRLSKFTSSVLYTYLNRLIDNGYLKYRVKWKDLEKYLVEVDDLQLKYYLIKLINILSSIEDSELPPLLHGISENEINVIDLTLVKNEEIKRLIIYSILQELYNKYSLEKVYDMPRVFLVLDEAWTILRNESEDYPIVVDLVKRGRGHGISIIMATQNLEDLGNLANIYLDNIGVVVFMNNGDKKFWEEVRRFVNIDDDTLSNNLMFMSRGEALVRFLGDPRPIIIKLGNLASSSL, encoded by the coding sequence ATGGACTTAAAAGACTTTAACCTACGAATAGCTGTATTATTATTAATCTCAATACTTATAGCAATAATGTTTTTATATAAATTAATATACTTAATACCATTAGCTTTTATAGTATTACTCATATTTCAGAGTAATAAGAAGATTATTAGTTATATATCAAAACATACAAGACAAATCCAAGGGTATAATATTGAAGATGGAGTATTCTATAATGATAAGAAAGCTAGTGCAGTTTTAATAATAGATGATATACAAATGGATTACAAAGATTTCACAAACTCTAATTTGAAATCACACATATCATCGTTCTATAAAATTTTGGATATAGCAAAGGATATTAACATAGTATTAAAGAAAGAAAGCTTCGATAAAAACACATACATAGAATCGCTTTCACAGAAAATGCAAGCACTCCGGATAATGATCGATAGTGACCCTTCTAATGAAAAAGCCAAAAGAAAGCTTGAATTGATGCAAAATATAATATCAAGAATTGAATCTGGTGAGAACCCATTTAGATATGAAATGTACATAATTGTTAACTCTAAAGACAAGAGCTCTGCCTTGGCTACCGCATCCATGATTAGGCAAGGATTAGAAGGTCTTGGAATAAAAACCAGAATAGCTACATCAAATGAGATACAAAAATTAATAAAGGATTTTTTTCGTTCAAAATTAAATCTTAACAAGGTTATATTACCTACTCAAATTCCATATTTAACACCAATGTCTTTAGAGAAAAAACCTAATAATAGCATTATAATGGAAGGATTATTGTTAGGAAAAGATCATAACAATAATAGTCTAGTATTTTGGAATATAACCAAAAGTCAGAATACCCATCTATTAATTGTTGGACCCACTGGTTCTGGTAAAACTGAGTTTTTAATATGGATTTCCACATTGCTGAATCTGATCTATGGAGGTACAATAATCCTATTTGATATAAAGGGCGATATTAAACACCGACTTTCTAGATATAAGGTACCATTTCAGCTGATAAATCCGTTATTTTATAGACTAGGGCTTCTTGATGAATACGAAATTCCTATAAAAATTAAGTTGCTTCAGATAGAGAAGATACTCCTTAATTCGTTCAGACTAAGTAAGTTTACCTCATCTGTTTTGTACACTTATCTAAATAGACTAATAGACAATGGTTATTTAAAATATAGAGTTAAATGGAAGGATTTGGAAAAATACTTAGTCGAAGTAGATGATTTACAGTTGAAATACTATCTCATTAAGCTAATAAATATATTATCTTCAATAGAGGATTCAGAGTTACCACCATTACTACATGGAATTAGTGAAAATGAGATTAATGTAATAGATCTTACTTTGGTTAAAAATGAAGAAATAAAAAGACTTATAATATATTCTATTCTTCAGGAATTATATAATAAATATTCGTTAGAAAAAGTATATGATATGCCTAGGGTATTCTTAGTATTAGACGAAGCATGGACTATTTTAAGAAATGAATCGGAAGATTATCCCATTGTAGTAGATCTAGTAAAAAGAGGAAGAGGGCATGGAATTTCCATTATAATGGCAACACAGAACTTAGAAGATCTAGGTAACCTAGCTAATATCTATCTAGATAATATAGGAGTAGTAGTATTTATGAATAATGGTGATAAAAAATTCTGGGAAGAGGTTAGAAGATTTGTCAATATTGATGACGATACGTTATCTAACAATTTAATGTTCATGAGTAGAGGAGAAGCGCTTGTGAGATTTTTAGGAGATCCTAGGCCAATAATTATAAAATTAGGTAATTTAGCTAGTAGCTCTCTCTAA
- the hxlB gene encoding 6-phospho-3-hexuloisomerase: MSSSLDNYPLSLKTMYDIAEFILRAAKAIKPEQTNKMINELENFYKNNRNGKVLVMGAGRSGLVGRAFAMRLLHLGFNSYVLGETIVPAIGKNDIVVAISGSGRTKLILTAAEAAKEAGAKLISITSYFDSPLAKISDVVIEIPGRTKYSKNEDYFARQILGITEPLAPLGTLFEDTTQIFLDGIVAELMIRLKKTEEDLRLIHANIEL, encoded by the coding sequence TTGTCATCTTCTCTCGACAATTATCCGCTTTCTCTAAAGACAATGTATGATATAGCTGAATTTATTCTAAGAGCGGCCAAAGCAATAAAACCAGAACAAACGAATAAAATGATAAATGAGTTAGAAAATTTCTATAAAAATAACCGAAACGGAAAAGTATTGGTAATGGGAGCAGGTAGAAGTGGACTAGTAGGAAGAGCTTTTGCTATGAGATTACTTCATTTAGGTTTTAACTCCTACGTTCTAGGGGAAACCATTGTACCCGCTATCGGGAAGAACGATATAGTAGTTGCTATTTCCGGTTCTGGTAGAACTAAATTAATATTAACAGCTGCAGAGGCAGCGAAAGAAGCTGGAGCTAAATTAATATCGATAACAAGTTACTTCGACAGTCCACTAGCAAAGATATCTGATGTAGTAATTGAAATCCCGGGTAGGACAAAATATTCAAAGAACGAAGATTATTTCGCTAGGCAAATACTTGGAATAACTGAACCATTAGCGCCATTAGGTACATTATTTGAAGATACTACACAGATCTTCTTGGATGGTATTGTAGCTGAGCTCATGATAAGATTAAAGAAGACTGAAGAAGATTTAAGGTTAATTCACGCTAATATTGAACTATAG
- the argC gene encoding N-acetyl-gamma-glutamyl-phosphate reductase codes for MKDRVRVAVVGGSGYTGGELLRILVTHPKIEISVITSREYAGKPVSLVHPNLRGLLSINFTNFSIDKISDKVDAVFLALPHGVSLNYVPKLLDLGLTVVDLSADFRLKNPELYKIWYNYEHPYPDLLDKAVYGLPELHFEELRNAKLIASPGCNATATILALAPVVASKITDEKKFISDVKVGSSEGGAKPSEGSHHPERQNAIRPYEAEGHRHAAEAEQELSRIAKANISVSIVPHAVSTIRGALASAHTWLSNELEEIEIWKRIAEFYRGKKFVRIVRGNIHPYPDPKYVIGSNFADIGFAIEKRILRLTAFSAIDNLMKGAAGQAVQAFNISMGFNEDDGLKLVPLRPA; via the coding sequence ATGAAAGATAGAGTTAGAGTTGCTGTAGTTGGAGGTTCAGGATATACAGGCGGAGAGTTACTAAGAATACTAGTTACACATCCGAAGATAGAAATATCAGTCATAACTTCTAGAGAATACGCAGGAAAACCGGTATCATTAGTACATCCGAATTTAAGGGGACTATTGTCCATTAATTTCACAAATTTCTCAATAGACAAAATCTCAGACAAAGTCGATGCGGTTTTTCTCGCTCTACCGCATGGAGTATCATTAAATTACGTACCCAAATTACTAGATTTAGGATTAACGGTAGTGGATTTAAGTGCAGATTTTAGACTCAAGAATCCCGAACTTTATAAAATATGGTATAATTATGAACATCCTTACCCAGATCTATTAGACAAAGCAGTATATGGACTACCAGAGTTACATTTTGAAGAATTAAGAAATGCCAAACTTATAGCTTCACCAGGTTGCAATGCTACTGCAACAATACTAGCATTAGCCCCAGTTGTAGCATCAAAAATAACTGATGAGAAAAAGTTTATCAGCGACGTAAAAGTAGGTAGTAGTGAAGGAGGAGCGAAACCCTCAGAAGGAAGTCATCATCCAGAGAGACAAAATGCAATTAGACCTTATGAAGCAGAAGGACATAGACACGCAGCAGAAGCTGAACAAGAACTATCTAGAATAGCTAAAGCAAATATAAGCGTAAGTATTGTCCCTCATGCAGTGAGTACCATCAGAGGGGCTTTAGCATCTGCACATACGTGGCTATCTAATGAGTTAGAAGAGATTGAAATATGGAAAAGAATAGCAGAATTTTATAGAGGCAAAAAATTCGTCAGAATAGTTAGGGGGAATATACATCCATATCCTGATCCAAAATACGTTATCGGAAGTAATTTCGCTGATATAGGATTCGCTATAGAAAAGAGAATTTTAAGATTAACAGCATTCTCAGCTATAGATAACTTAATGAAAGGTGCAGCCGGTCAGGCTGTCCAAGCCTTTAATATTTCTATGGGATTTAATGAAGACGATGGATTAAAACTAGTACCCTTGAGGCCTGCCTAA
- a CDS encoding ABC transporter substrate-binding protein, which yields MSTRVYNPLQDDYIRIPKPISKIVSLDPASTEIIYLLGLGDKVMATDAFSYRPEEARRTLKIGSYTHVNIDILEQINPDIIFTTAGAQKELTKKLISLGFNVYPLPVPTNIAGILNNVLLIGNVLGAYESARELYYNLYTVVNELKARWYEKKLKVYVELDLGGPITVGFPSHISDGISLLGNINIFDDISEAYFTPDDDEITRREPDIVIYEPKRLTDYEKERFYSILRKRGLFQLLSKRIIFTKGDYLAHMGPSFITDVLVWLKSVIFSQP from the coding sequence ATGAGCACAAGAGTTTATAATCCATTACAAGATGATTATATAAGAATTCCAAAGCCAATTTCTAAAATAGTTAGTCTAGATCCCGCATCTACAGAGATAATATATCTCTTAGGCTTAGGAGATAAGGTTATGGCAACAGACGCCTTTAGTTATAGACCAGAAGAGGCTAGAAGAACATTAAAAATAGGTAGCTATACTCACGTTAATATCGATATCTTAGAACAAATTAATCCGGATATAATATTTACTACTGCAGGAGCGCAAAAGGAACTGACAAAGAAATTAATTAGTTTAGGTTTTAACGTCTATCCTTTACCAGTTCCAACTAATATTGCAGGAATTTTGAATAACGTTTTGCTTATTGGAAATGTTTTAGGAGCCTATGAAAGTGCCAGAGAATTATATTATAATCTTTATACTGTTGTAAATGAACTTAAAGCTAGGTGGTATGAGAAAAAGCTAAAAGTTTATGTGGAGTTAGACTTAGGTGGACCCATAACAGTAGGTTTTCCATCACATATCAGTGATGGAATATCGCTATTAGGAAATATTAATATTTTTGATGATATTTCTGAAGCCTATTTCACGCCCGATGATGACGAAATCACGAGAAGAGAACCAGATATTGTAATTTATGAGCCGAAAAGGCTTACAGATTACGAAAAAGAGAGATTTTATTCAATCTTACGAAAAAGAGGCTTATTTCAACTGCTAAGCAAGCGTATAATTTTCACTAAGGGTGATTATTTAGCTCATATGGGACCTAGCTTCATAACTGATGTGCTGGTTTGGCTTAAATCAGTTATTTTTTCTCAACCTTAA
- a CDS encoding cobalt-precorrin 5A hydrolase, which yields MGCLGYPSDSFHVDRIYNIVDYRLSNLIIKIKKVFLKILYALYVSRILVNGINKDLVKQIKGLFSELGYSVVNNDPDIIISVDSINNTIRKYFQKFRNKIIINVVQDGSSVIPLTKEHLGGSLISSFLADSLGANLILTTSTGVKGLYSVEEFSWLNGFSIYKYDHKVVNSLNKKLVTEGKINVYLDSYEGNYILYDGYSLVGRRATADLVISTHVDNAEENTDKLYLIPAGIYVGIKYLESTPLDVLVYSLKMTLKSLYILNDRIDYIVVSSSFQNDKKLNQLSKYYYSKTIYVSDVDELYSCETLLKKLQVKVLLRDVRRAFGVITCLGVK from the coding sequence ATGGGTTGCCTGGGGTATCCCAGTGATTCCTTTCATGTTGATAGGATATATAATATCGTTGATTATAGGCTTTCCAATTTAATAATTAAGATTAAAAAGGTGTTTTTAAAAATATTATACGCGTTGTATGTATCAAGGATTCTAGTGAACGGCATTAATAAGGATCTGGTAAAACAAATAAAGGGATTGTTCAGCGAACTTGGATATTCGGTTGTCAATAATGATCCAGACATTATAATTTCTGTGGATTCTATTAATAATACTATAAGAAAATATTTCCAAAAATTCCGCAATAAAATCATAATAAACGTTGTACAAGATGGTAGTTCAGTAATTCCATTAACAAAAGAACATTTAGGTGGTTCTCTAATATCTAGTTTCTTAGCCGACTCCTTAGGTGCAAATTTAATCTTAACAACATCCACTGGAGTTAAGGGGCTATATAGTGTGGAAGAATTTAGCTGGTTAAATGGATTTTCGATTTATAAGTATGATCATAAAGTTGTGAATTCTCTTAATAAAAAGCTAGTAACTGAAGGAAAGATAAATGTATACTTAGACTCTTATGAAGGTAATTACATATTATATGACGGTTATTCATTAGTTGGCCGTAGAGCAACGGCTGATTTGGTAATATCTACACATGTCGATAATGCTGAAGAAAATACTGATAAGCTATACTTAATACCTGCTGGCATCTATGTTGGTATAAAGTATCTTGAATCTACTCCCCTAGATGTTCTTGTCTATTCCTTAAAGATGACCTTAAAATCTCTTTACATTCTAAATGATAGAATAGATTACATAGTAGTCTCTTCTTCATTTCAAAATGATAAGAAATTAAATCAACTTTCAAAATACTATTACTCTAAAACTATATATGTTTCTGATGTGGATGAGTTATATTCTTGTGAAACGTTACTTAAAAAATTGCAAGTTAAGGTTTTATTAAGGGATGTGAGAAGAGCGTTTGGAGTTATAACTTGTCTTGGAGTTAAATAA
- a CDS encoding A24 family peptidase C-terminal domain-containing protein, with product MLVHTSILDLKYREVDPKIWIYYSPLSLFIIFNLHNLFIPIYLYSFIITNVLFLVLYKLSLLGGADLFLNVILSLANASVVPLIPSNFSIIGLEPLIIVLYSSITILIFSLINFLKQYRYVKNLPFNKRILLALSAKRIKIRDFLNSKFLFPLTEIKEDGSMTLRDYFSVEEDDKYWRELYSKLVNEGKISADMYIWVAWGIPVIPFMLIGYIISLIIGFPI from the coding sequence ATGTTAGTTCATACTTCCATCCTTGATCTTAAATATAGAGAAGTTGATCCGAAAATCTGGATTTATTACTCTCCTCTATCTTTATTCATAATCTTTAATTTGCATAATTTATTCATTCCTATATATCTATACTCTTTTATAATCACCAACGTCCTATTTTTGGTTTTGTACAAGCTTTCTTTACTAGGGGGTGCCGATTTATTTTTAAACGTGATACTTAGTCTTGCTAATGCGTCAGTTGTTCCCTTAATTCCTAGTAATTTCTCAATTATAGGTCTAGAGCCTCTGATTATAGTACTATACTCTTCAATTACAATTCTTATATTTAGTCTAATAAATTTTTTAAAGCAATATAGATATGTTAAAAATCTTCCCTTTAATAAGAGAATTCTTTTAGCATTATCTGCTAAGAGAATCAAGATAAGGGATTTTCTTAACTCGAAGTTTTTATTCCCTTTAACGGAGATAAAGGAAGATGGTTCAATGACTTTGAGAGACTATTTTTCAGTGGAGGAAGATGATAAATATTGGAGAGAGCTTTATTCAAAATTAGTCAATGAAGGTAAAATTTCAGCAGATATGTATATATGGGTTGCCTGGGGTATCCCAGTGATTCCTTTCATGTTGATAGGATATATAATATCGTTGATTATAGGCTTTCCAATTTAA
- a CDS encoding [LysW]-aminoadipate/[LysW]-glutamate kinase, whose product MIVVKIGGRVVKNSLDKVILDIVNINDKVILVHGGGDIVTDYTKRLGIEPVFVTSPEGIRSRYTTKEELEVYIMAMSLINKTITSKLCSLGKNTIGITGVDGGLLLAERKKRIIVIDERGKKRIIEGGYTGKVKEVKSEVINHLMKLFDIIVVSPLALDIQESTPLNIDGDQAAFAISKAVRANVLVLLSDVEGVLVEGKVVNRLTPDEAKELSKKIGPGMNRKLLMAAESVENGVNRVIIGSGVKDRPVSSALELNGTVITNG is encoded by the coding sequence ATGATAGTAGTTAAAATAGGTGGAAGAGTAGTAAAAAATTCATTAGATAAGGTAATCTTAGATATAGTAAATATAAACGATAAGGTAATTTTAGTACATGGCGGTGGGGACATTGTGACCGACTATACTAAAAGATTAGGAATAGAGCCGGTTTTCGTAACATCTCCAGAAGGTATAAGAAGTAGATACACCACAAAAGAAGAATTAGAAGTTTACATTATGGCAATGAGCCTTATAAATAAAACAATCACTTCGAAATTATGCAGCTTAGGTAAAAACACGATAGGGATCACTGGTGTTGATGGAGGCTTATTGCTTGCAGAAAGAAAGAAAAGGATAATTGTGATTGACGAAAGAGGAAAGAAAAGGATAATTGAGGGTGGTTATACCGGTAAGGTAAAAGAAGTAAAGAGTGAAGTTATTAATCATTTAATGAAATTATTTGATATAATAGTAGTATCACCTTTAGCTTTAGATATTCAAGAGAGCACTCCACTGAACATTGATGGAGATCAAGCAGCGTTTGCAATAAGTAAAGCTGTTAGGGCAAACGTGCTAGTCCTTCTTTCAGATGTGGAAGGAGTATTGGTGGAAGGAAAAGTAGTTAATAGACTTACTCCAGACGAGGCAAAAGAACTTTCGAAAAAAATAGGCCCTGGAATGAACAGAAAGTTATTAATGGCTGCTGAAAGTGTTGAAAATGGCGTAAATAGAGTAATAATAGGGTCTGGAGTTAAAGATAGACCAGTTAGTAGTGCTTTAGAACTTAATGGGACGGTGATAACTAATGGGTAA
- a CDS encoding NAD(P)-binding protein — MIITIGAGIAGLLLSRRVNADLVLEEQPIIGGVFASDNVFGVDLPYVLPIINDPMKIMNVGLNYIEYDLKISYRKYEYFKDKICKFCDKLPTWLNFDLTRKLYIIQNMPYFLATLSKNLRIVKEYPIRIDDKKIITNKGNVYKYTKIYNTGSLKKMSKLLGLDNSNLKHKSVLTLIILTRKEYGKNWNVYLSGDTADSFSVIIRLDNIIKDLDLYYVYSFIDANQKNIDIDRIMLDLKRRQIISLNEIVAFRSKLISEALLFGEINGKMPQNIINCGRLGEWKNYDVIETISRTQNC; from the coding sequence ATGATTATCACAATAGGTGCAGGAATAGCTGGATTACTGCTAAGTAGAAGAGTTAACGCTGATTTAGTACTGGAAGAGCAGCCTATTATTGGTGGTGTTTTCGCTTCTGATAATGTGTTTGGAGTAGATTTGCCTTATGTATTGCCAATAATAAATGATCCTATGAAAATTATGAACGTAGGACTTAACTACATAGAGTATGATTTAAAAATATCTTATAGAAAATATGAATATTTTAAAGATAAAATTTGTAAATTTTGTGACAAATTACCTACATGGTTAAATTTTGATTTGACTAGAAAATTATACATAATACAAAATATGCCGTATTTTCTAGCTACTTTGTCTAAAAATTTAAGAATAGTTAAGGAATATCCGATAAGAATAGATGATAAGAAAATTATAACTAACAAGGGAAATGTATATAAATACACCAAGATATATAATACTGGATCCTTGAAAAAAATGAGTAAATTACTAGGATTGGATAATTCAAATCTTAAGCATAAGTCAGTGTTAACTCTAATAATATTGACAAGGAAAGAATATGGGAAAAATTGGAATGTATACTTGAGCGGAGATACCGCAGATTCTTTCTCGGTAATAATTAGGCTAGATAATATCATTAAAGATCTCGACTTATACTATGTTTACTCTTTCATAGACGCAAATCAAAAGAACATTGATATAGATAGAATAATGCTAGATCTAAAAAGAAGACAAATAATATCCCTTAATGAGATAGTAGCCTTTAGAAGTAAATTGATATCAGAAGCTCTTCTATTCGGCGAAATAAATGGCAAAATGCCACAAAATATAATAAATTGTGGGAGATTAGGTGAGTGGAAAAATTACGACGTGATTGAAACTATATCAAGAACTCAGAATTGCTAA